agaagtaggaaattgtaggacatccaggtctttatgtcttttagacttgcttcaagtttgactaattggttagtatcttctggtttcacagataaatagagctgggtatcatctgcatagcagtggaagtttgtggaatgtttcctaataattttgcctaaaggtgacatgtacagattaaaaagtattggtcctaacacagagccctgtggaactccatagctgactttggtgcataaagaagagtcatcattaacatgaacaagttggaatctgtctgagagataagatttaaaccaatgtaatgtggttcctttaatcccaaatccatgttctagtctctgtaataaaatgttgtggtcaatggtgtcaaatgcggcactaaggtctagtaagacgagtacagacacaagtccattatctgaagccaggagaagatcattggagacttttaccagtgctgtttctgtactgtgatgagctctatatcctgactgaaagtcttcatacaaattattcctgtaaaggtgatcacataattgttttgcaactactttttcaaggattttagaaataaacgggagatttgatattggtctatagttggctaaatcacctggatcaagacaaggttttttaagtaatggtttgattacagcaactttataggcctttggtacatagccagtttctaaagataggttaatcaaatctaatatgaaagtgtctattaaaggtagaacatctttaagcaatttggttggaacagggtctaaaagacatgttgttagtttttaggaggcgatagttgaacttagctcagtgagatctatgagTGTAAAGCAGTTTAAGATGGATTGGgtcttattgaggattctatagatgttgtacatgaagatttagccgtaatatttgtagggaggatctggtgaatcttttccctaatggctacaattttactagtaaagaaagtcataaagtcattgctgctcagagttaagggaatactaggctcagcagaactatggctcttagtcatcctggctacagtgctgaacagaaaccgggggttgttcttgttttcctctattaatgcggaataatatgctgttctggcatcacggagagcttttttgtatgtttttaaactgtttttccaggctaaccgggattcttctaaattagtggaacgccacttcctctctaactttcgtgttgcctgttttaagctgtgcatttgtgaattgtaccatggaggtcggctcctctgattcactgccttcttttttagaggggcaactgtatctagtatcctacgcagtgaggcggcggaatcgtcaactaaataatcaatttgcacaggagtaagatggctactcaccatagtattgacacatggtggtgaaaaagatgaagaaataatttctttaaatgtattcacagcattttcagataaacatctgctgttgtggaattttttcctaactgctgtatagtcggttattgtaaattcaaatgttattagaaaatggtcagacagaagagaattatgaggaaatactattaaacaCTGGTAAATCCACTGGTTTAAAGATAAGCCGTAGGCTGCTGGGAGATGTGGTTTGCCTTCAAAGACATTCAAATTATTGCCAAAAAACATTACttggaaaaaatacatttggagTGTGTTTTGATACCTAGTCTTTTAGAAATATCAGGAAAAAAGTCATTGACAGTATTTTATGAACTTTTCAGACAGTTATAGTAACTGTACTGCTGGACCCTCTACAGGGACCATAAGGTTTAAAGTTAAACATCTATAGTTTTAATATGGAACAGTCTGTTTAGGAGCAGGGCTGCAGGTTCCACTTTTGTCCTTAGTGTCCTACAGTCAATGTGTCAGGTCTTTGTTAATATTTCTTCCTCttattatttttccttcttcaaCCACATGTGAGCTTTTACTACTGTGTTTATGTACAGCAGAACTCTGGTGCTTTGGGACAGtccacattttctgtctctcttttttataATGTCCACTAGGTGGAGGTTAGGACCCTCTGTCCTCATGCAGTGACTTCCAGTGAACACCTGAATCCTGTTTGTCAACACTTCACTGTCCTCCCTCACGTCATCTCCAACCGACTGAAGCATCTTTAACACATGCTTCAGCCCATTTGTTTCTGGAGACAAGAAGGCACCAGACTTTCTAAAGCTCTCGTCCCTTTGTTGACTGTCTTTAATAAAGGTATCAGAAAGAGGCATTTAGGGAGGTTCACACCTTGCCCCCATTTTGTTCAAATCATTATGGCATTATCATTATTAGATGTTAGTTTTAGGCTTTTTCTCAGCTTAGTTgagcaaaatgaaaactgtcTTATAAGAAATCAGAGAAACACATGTTCAGGTTTGTGACaacaaattcacattttcttttggaaTTTTCAAAGATCAAAAATCCCATAATAGAGGTGTTTCCATCCCTGATGCAGCTACTGTTTGCTCTGTTAACACTGTCCTTGTGGCAACTCCAGCTTTAGAAAATTACTGGATGGACTGAGTTAAatgcaatttgtttgtttttagagaTGAGACTTTATTCACTGGATCGTTATTAGAAGTCCCCcctattcttcttctttcttcttttcctttcggctgctccctttcaggggtcgccacagcgaatcatgtgcctccatctaactctatcctctgcatcctcttcactcacaccaactaacttcatgtcctccctcactacatccataaatctcctctttgttcttcctctagacctcctgcctggcagctccaacctcagcatccttctaccgatatattcacagtttctcctctgaacatgtccaaaccacctcaatctggcctctctgactttatctccaaaacatctaacatgatctgtccctctgatgtcctcattcctgatcctgtccatcctcgtcactcccaaagagaacctcaacatcttaagctctgctaccaccagctctgcctcctgtcttttcttcagtgccactgtctctaagccgaacaacattgctggtctcaccaccgtcttgaacacctttcctttcattctcgctgatactcttttatcacacaacacacctgagacttttctccacccgttccaacctgcctgcactcgcctcttcacctcttttccacactcaccgttgctctgaaccgttgaccctaagtacttaaagtcctgcaccttcttcacctctgctccctgtaacctcaccattccacctgggtccctctcattgacacacatgtattctgtcttgctgcggctaagcttcattcctcttttttccagagcagacctccacctctctagattttcctccacctgctccctgctctcactacaaataacaatgtcatctgcaaacatcatagtccatggagattcctgtctaacctcatctgtcagtctgtccatcaccagaaggggctcaaagccgatccttgatgcagacccacctccaagAAGTCCCCCCTATTGCCTCCCACAAACACCAAAAACCCCCTTGAGTTCTGTCTgttgcttgtgtgtttctgtaatcTCAGAGTCTCTCAGAGTCAAGTCTTGTGAAAGTACATAAAAGTACATCGAGGCTAAAAAGAAATAGAGAAATACAGTATCTTTTAAGTCATTTCATGACAGTGAACATCACAGAAAAGCCACCTGTCCTACAGGCGATGAACGCAGCGCTGTTGCCCGGGTGCTAATGTTTACAGGCGGTTACTAAGCAACAGCTGCTAATTGAGCAGCGAGCCCGTTAGCTCCTGACTACGCAGGTCTTAAAGCAGCTAGAATCATTCGCTCCGTCCCCCATGGCCCGTCCTGTGATGGACCCGAGCCGGGCCCCGGTGGCCTTCGGGCAGCGGGCGGTTCCGCAGCTGTTcgagcagctgcagcagccgCAGAGCGACACGAGGCAGCGGGTTCTGACTTCGCTCTGCGACCTGATACACGAGCCGGAGCGGCTCTATCAGACCGTGAACGGGGGTGAGTCCAGCCAGACCACACGGTGGGAGACTGACTGTCCTGTGCTGGAGTAAGAGCTGGGACCAGTTTGTCCTCATCCCACTTCCAGTACTATGCTACAAGCCCGACTACTAAAGTACTGCATGGACGTGTGGTCTGTTGTTATTATCATAAATACCTTATTTATATCCGAAATGTGGAGGTAAACAAGTATATGTAGTATGAAAAGACGGAAGTACTGACTGGATGCCGACATACTCTGGTcttgtacttgagtaaatgttaCATATGGCAGTTTGTAACTGTTGCTCAAGCTACAACTGGtggaaagaaacatttaacaaattctgtagaacatttgtacttgtactCTACTGGAGTTTTTCTCTTGTCTACTTCTACTGCACCACAATAACAGTCAGTCAACCACAACCGCATTTGCTGATACACAAACTACTACACAAAGCTGAGAGTACTTGTGTACTTACATAACGTACTTCCATTACTTGACATACTTTTGTTTGCAGGTTTTCTGGGGCAGTTGAAGGATTTGTTAATGGATGAAGATCCATCTGTCCGAGCAAAAACCTGTGAGCTGCTGCACCTGCTCACCGCCCACAGCACCGGCAGGTGAACGTTTACTTACTAATGTTTTATGACGTCACACGACATTTCCTCCCATAACCTGCTCAGGTGTTACAGATATTTTAAAtcgattttttaaattttaattcccaaacaaaacagagaagagataaaaaggacaaaataagtcaaagaacagatttactttaaaataacaagacagaaacaatatttgtggatttaaaatctacatttctgtaatattttacaatgttaaaaagGGGCCACAAAAAAGTCAAGAAACAAACAGATACATTTTAGAGTCGTTCTCATCAGTGAACTGTGGATGTTGCAAAGCGAACGGGCtcgtttgagttttttttaccatgtcTGCAGATTAATTTAGGAGAAAGAGGTCTGATTAACCTAGAGTGTGTGTTCATGGACCGATATAGAACAGGAATCAGTCCAGATCAAAGATGATACATGAGGACAGATGTAAAATGATCTGAAAAGATGCAAATGTCACCACTGGGTGGCGCGCTAACACAATATCACAGCCAGGTGAACCTGCTGTCACCTCTGCAGGTGAGTAGTGCAGGAATCCTCGTTCACATTGGCCCAAAACTTGCGTTTGAGTCCTGCAGTTAGGTTCCTGATCTCAGATTTAAGCCAGTGTGAAACAGAAGTCCATGTTCGTGCAGATGTGCTCGAATAATAATTCAGGTTTGTGACGGCTGAGTCAAAAACTAATGTGCTGATCCAAAATTGTGACGCAGTCCACAGCTGTGTGTAAGTGGACTGAACTGGTTTCTGTGCATTCACTAATGAGTCAGGTTTGATTTTGTCCAGCATGAAATCAATCAACGGAAAACGAGAAAACACTATCTCTGTGTTGTGTCCTCCTGCAGACAGgctctgctctcctcctccctgctgCCTCCTCTGTCTCAGCTGCTGGACGACTCCTCGATTTCCTGCAGGAGAAACGTCCACCGAGTGCTGAACCGCCTCTCGCTGCTCCCTGCAGGTACAGTCAGTGTGGTCTGATTCATTTCTCTGCTTCAAGTCAGACATGAAAATGTTTCTCACTTGGTAGAATTTTGTTTGGAACCATATGATTTATGAAATAAATGCGCAATAATTTGAAACAATCTTTATTCTAATAACAGAAGACTCACAGACGGCACGAACAGGTTTGAAACATCAGTAAAAATCACACAGTGTCTGATATTTCACTACATACAAACTAAGTTTTGACTAAAACATAAACTATACATTTTGACTAAGTTATCTGTTTTAGGACAATTTAAGATCATCTCCCAGTTTCATATGTCTGATTTCTAAAATCTGAAATGAAAGATTTAAAGAAGACaagatttattaatttaaaaaaaaggttacaaaAAACACCagtaaaaaaatgtacttcaacCTGctcaaaaccaaaaacattataacaaaatgaaacaaacaaataaagaagagattttttttgtagattaaaaaatgatttgtgaCATTTGCCTGGTTCCTGTAATTCACTCACAGGAAGAGTTGAGTTTGTAGTAACAGACAATTACAGCAGGAATTACCATCTCTACTAGATGATCTGcagtaacagtttaaaaatgtcagtcGTATCTTAAAGATTATTTCTGAAGctaagaaaagacagaaatcatCTCTTTTACGAGTTAAATCAGCACGTATTCATGAATGCATCCCCACAATGGATCGTTCCACTGAACAAAGTTATATTTAGGAtctgtgaagaagaagaaaacacgaACAGTCAGAACATCAAAGTGTTGCTGTAATTCTGCAGGTGCAGAGGCTCTCCTCACCCTTGTTCCTAAACTTTTGCTGAAGCtcagtgaagaggaggaggatgacgaGGAGGTGCAGGTGCTGCTCCTCTCCACCCTAAGCCGGTGCTCCAGGCTGGACACGCTCCCCGCTCTGGCCTCCGATGGAGTCTCCCTGCTGGGGCAAAAACTGTCCCACCGCTCCCCGAACATCCGCAGAGAGGCGGCTGCAGTGTTGATGGCGCTCAGGTAAAACGCCACCGTCTGATTTGTACTGTAGGGAAACCTGCAggctttctgtgtctgtgctgtgacTGCTCTCTGCTCGTCCCAGTGTTCCTGAGGAGGGGAAGCTGCAGGTGTGTGACGAGGCCCTGCTTCCTGTCCTGATTGGTCTCCTGCAGGACAAAGACGTCGAGGTTCAGGCCAACGCTGCAGGAGTCATCATGTACACTGTGATCATCACTAGAGGTACAGACGCAGCCCAAAGTAAACACTGCAATACCCATAATCCTCGGCTGCTGTTGCTATGGAGAAGAAgccaagggaaaaaaaaaataaatcacgtTTCTACAAACTAAACCCTGTAGCTGCAACAACAGACTGAAGCTCTGTGATTGGCTGGCTGAAATGAACCCTGGGAGTTTGAGTCTTTATTATCTTCTGTCCACAGGTTTATTATAATTCAGTTATTTTAAGTCTCTTTTcagtatattttaaatttttgacATCCACATtcagttgttttctgtctcttgtggtagttttgtatcatttttctaaatgtggtTGTTCATTCTTGTTTTGGATctattttaattgattttattgtattggtCTTTAGTCAATGTGTCTCTTTTGCTCACTTCGTGTCCAAATCTAGTCTTTTTGTGTCTCCACGTGAATTATTCTTGCTCTTGTTTAGCATGTGAGATTGTTGGACAGGTCTTTGTCGTCACTGTGTGTGCATTCGTACTGCgattgtgtttctttgttgttgatCTGGAGCTGTAGGGGTTTGGTTGACTTGGTGATAGGAAGCATTAGCACTCTATAGAGAGACACTGGTCTCCATGACCAGTGTCCACTTCTGACCTCCCCCTACCCTTCAGGAGACGCTGAAAGTTACCTGTGAATCTCCACCTGCAGGGAAGCAGCAGTGTCTGGACCTGGACGTCATCCCCATCCTCCTTCACATGGTGACTAagaatgaagaggaggaagatgccAAGGAGAGGAAGGCTCTCATCATGTACTCTCTGCAGGCTCTGACGTCCCTGGCTGAAGTTCCAAAAGGCCGCTCCCTCCTTCTGCCACGGCTCCCCCTGCTGACAAGGAGGAGCGAGGCAGCAGAGGAGGACGGGGACATCCGGAAAGCAGCTCAGACTGCGGTCAGGGTCATCACCTGGACCCCCTGAGACGTTGAGGACCTCCAGAACAAACCTGATGTTTTGGTCTCAGTTGataagataataaataaaacaataggaattatgaattatttttattattattgttaaccTGTTATACAGTAAATTGTTGTAATATTTGAAGTATATTGAACATATATTAACCCATAAATATTGTACTTGAGTTATTCCGGTCATAGTCAATGACGTCCTCAGATCCTTTAAAAGTACTCAGAGCAGGATTAGGATCCTGGTTTGTTTGAAGTgatcacactgaaacacactcaCATTAGTCCAATGACATCAGACTTTACATCTAGTCTGTTAGTGAAACTCTCTAGTTACCTGGATCCCGTTTGTTGACGCCACCTGTGTAAAGCAACAAatgtgatgatgtcatcatgtGGGACAGTTGTGGTGGTGGCTTTGTGCAGTATTTGTCATGATTCCGGTCCTGGACTTGATCTCTAAACagtttacacacatgcacactcgtTCCCCAGCTGCAGTATTCAGTGACATCGTGCAGGGCCCCGCTTCGCATATTTGTATTCCAAATTCTGAATAATTCGTTTTGTTATATTACCTAATTTTTTTACACatcttgaccatttttgttacttatgATGAAGCTGAATAGACttcaaacttaatttaaaaaaatttaattatttcaaaataaaaggctgCAAACTTCTGCACACAACATCTGAAGTAAACGGAGCAAATACTAATAAGAGAGGAAATAACGCAGTTTTTATTCTAATAgaatattctattctatttatTCTAGTATTTTTACTCTGTGCTACTGTAATAAGTTACCTCTCACCTTCACTACGTGCACTGCAGTTTAACCCCGCCCACTGCTGCAAATGGACTggtccagagagagagagtgacacacacgcacgcacactcGTGCACGCAGTCTGACTGCACGCGGAGCTGTGCGCACTGTGGATCAGTTGGTGTCGGAGCTGCTGGATGTTTGGGACAAACACGGGGACAGCGAACAGGTAGGACCCTGCTGAATTCACCGTGTGTCTCCGTGTGTGCACCCACATGTCCCCGGGATGTCCCCTGGGACAGACACAGGCTGCATCGCCACATAAAACTGCGATTTCAGTCCTTAGAAATATTACAGGAATATTCTAGAAATGCAGTTCCAGGTCGTGTTAATCTTCAATCTGTAAACTGAACTTAAACCAGCAGAAGTCCCGCTAAAACCGATGATGAGTCAAATATGCGAACCGCTCTTCCTCCACCTGGTCCTGAGGGCTGCGGAGCTCCGCAGCGGGACACACAAGCTCctacgcccccccccccctttcccccGCTTCGCAGGTGTCCGTCACTTCATCCGCGATTCCTCTAAAATATAAACCGCACAGTTCCAGTGATCCTGATCCAGAGGTTTGTATGGTTGAGGTTCGGTTTGATGGGTTTGTGTGGAAATTATGTAAGAGAGGAAGAAGGATTAATGAGGAGAGGATGGGTTTATGTAACGCCCTCAAACCTCCCCCATCCTCATCCAGCATCACAACATCTGCCCATCGGTCTGTGAAATCCTTCTCCCCGTGATGGTCACGTCTCTGCAGTGGACAGTGATCTGACTATATCTAATCATCACTGAGCTGCACAGACACTTGCTGTTGGACTCTGGTCCCTGGTCCAGTTACAGCTTCTCATCTGCAGTCACTCATGGAAGCTGAAATCCCAAGTTCCACAGATGTTGGTGACAGCTGGTGACCAGCTGCGGGACTGTGGTTGTTTTAGGCTGGAAGCAGACGAACTGTGATCAAATGTGGTTCAGGACGGCTTCACCATACAGTGAGCAGTGTGGTCCAGACCAGCTGTTAGAATCTGTAAATGCTCGATGTTAAATGTAACCTGACTGTTTGCTTTGGAAACAGATCTAAGATCCTCGGCTTCGACCTCTGAAAGTCTGTCATGTTTCctataaatcatatttatatCCAGCTACTTAGTGACAGATTGTTCACAGACAACATCTCAATGCCCAACATCCACATGTAGCGACTTAAATAAGTCCCTCACCTGAGTATTAACTATTGACCTGAGGAGTATAAAtcattgttttactgtactTCATTTATTCCTTCTTTAGGTGCTTTCTTAATATCCAAAGATCAGATTAATCcatttaaacacagacattgaTGCAATGTTTATCCATTAAACCACCCacttgtgcacatgtgtgtagctcaacaaaacaattaatataattataataataataataacaataatatttattgctATATAACGACGGGGGAATTTTCTGCAAACATTATTTGTTAAGTTCTAAACTTTATGTTTTCCCAGTTGGTAAATGGATGTGCAGTAGTTGTACCTAAAGTCTGGAGGATCAGATTGTTTAACCTACTGAGCAGCAGTGAGCAGCTGCTGTTGCAGACAGACGATCTGGATGTGgtactttatttattgatttgatttgatcacAGACGAACTGTGATCAAATGTGGTTCAGGACGGCTTCACCATACAGTGAGCAGTGTGGTCCAGACCAGCTGTTAGAATCTGTAAATGCACATGATCATGCTGGTCAGCCACGGTGAAGGGAAACAGAGGAGCTCAGCTGTTGTCTCACAGCTCACTCATTAACATTTGTGTTGAAATTTATTTCCTATTCTATATAGATCCTATTTGACTATCAAATGTTGGGTAATGTCTTGCTCAGTTCCTAAACATGTTTGTCTTTCACTAAATTAACTGAAGGCAGGTCACGAATAGGGGCCTAAGGCTAAGTTTTGCCCTCAGGTGGTCTTAGTGGGTCCTGGCTTTTTGCAAATTGATTTCGGGGCCCAGCAGGAtgtaatgtattaatatttcttGGTCAGCTGACTGATACTGCAGGCAGAAACTTCAGTCTTTTAGGACTGTGAAGCTGCAACTATGGCCCTGGGCCTGTTTTCTCATTACTGTCCATTGCTGCAGCTTGGTCTGTCTGATGTTACAGGAAATACAGTACTATCATTTATATTTCTTATTACAAAGAATCATTCAGTCACAAAAAGCAGGAAACATGAACAAAggattgaattgtttttttaatttatcatagctttttaaaagaaatgttccTGTTTTTACTGAACGTCTAACAACAGCCGTAACTGATTTGTACTTCAGTTAACGTCTGGATGATTGGACCTTTATGGGACCAGATGTGGATGAatgctggtaaaaaaaaaatactctgaGACTCAAATCACAGTTCTTATCTGGTGATGGATGAAGTGACAGTGAGTGGTTCAGTAAAACCTGATTCTGGTTTCACGACATGCAGAGTTCTTTGTTTGTGATTTCCTGTACTCGTGCGGTCCCCAAATGTCTCAGCACGCTGCATGGACGCTCTCCTCTATTTCTGGACACATGAGTCATCTTCCCTCATGTTATACAATAAAAACTTTGGTCCACTGAGACTATTGcagcagaaatagaaaacaggAATAGATCTGCAGGCACATGTATAATTATCCGTGTTATTTTCAGGTTGATAGTGTACATTTATCAGTGTTTCAGCTGGAGCAAGTTAACATAGGACTGGACCCCCCTCCTGATGGTCTTTGACAGGCATTAAGattcaagaagaaaaagagtttagagttgattgtttttttaatcaaagttaatgtcatacagtggtgacaattgcgggtgagaggagaggagagagggtcaagaggaggaaaggagctcagggCATTGGGGGGTgtgtcccccagcagtctaagcctatagcagcatgactataactaactataagctttatcaaagaggaaggttttaagcctagacttaaaagtagagagggtgtctgcttcctgaatctgaactgggagctggttccataggagaggagcttgacagctaaaggctctacctcccattctaccattggaaattctgggaaccataagtaggcctgtattctgagatcgaagtagCCTAATTGGATTGAAACAGGACTACAAGGTTTTCCATTCCTGTCCTCTGCAACACTTTAATCTCCAGGCTCTAAAAAAGCCGAATGTTCCTTTAATGATGTTGTGGGTTGGATACAGCAGCAGACGGAGGCCTCAGTCCTTATCTCTGGCTACAGAAGGGGTCGGGGGGGCCTGAGGGGGGGTTGTTGATGCTGCAGGAATGAGGCCATGCTGGTGGGGCACGAGCTGGTGGGGCACGTGGTGatggtgggggggtgggggggggggggggggggggttgcaggTTCCCCATCAGCTCCATCACTGCAGGAATTTTAAGTTGAGCAGCTCAGTGTTCATGCTGATACGGCAGATGGACAAGCTTTACTCAGGACAACACGTCCTCTCTGAGCTGAGATGTGTCCCCACAGTCAGCTCTGCTTATAGTAAAAGACTGGGaggaaaaggacaaaggaagGGACCAAAGGAGATGTGG
This window of the Channa argus isolate prfri chromosome 11, Channa argus male v1.0, whole genome shotgun sequence genome carries:
- the rsph14 gene encoding radial spoke head 14 homolog isoform X2, which encodes MLQPICFWRQEGTRLSKALVPLLTVFNKGFLGQLKDLLMDEDPSVRAKTCELLHLLTAHSTGRQALLSSSLLPPLSQLLDDSSISCRRNVHRVLNRLSLLPAGAEALLTLVPKLLLKLSEEEEDDEEVQVLLLSTLSRCSRLDTLPALASDGVSLLGQKLSHRSPNIRREAAAVLMALSVPEEGKLQVCDEALLPVLIGLLQDKDVEVQANAAGVIMYTVIITRGKQQCLDLDVIPILLHMVTKNEEEEDAKERKALIMYSLQALTSLAEVPKGRSLLLPRLPLLTRRSEAAEEDGDIRKAAQTAVRVITWTP
- the rsph14 gene encoding radial spoke head 14 homolog isoform X1 — its product is MARPVMDPSRAPVAFGQRAVPQLFEQLQQPQSDTRQRVLTSLCDLIHEPERLYQTVNGGFLGQLKDLLMDEDPSVRAKTCELLHLLTAHSTGRQALLSSSLLPPLSQLLDDSSISCRRNVHRVLNRLSLLPAGAEALLTLVPKLLLKLSEEEEDDEEVQVLLLSTLSRCSRLDTLPALASDGVSLLGQKLSHRSPNIRREAAAVLMALSVPEEGKLQVCDEALLPVLIGLLQDKDVEVQANAAGVIMYTVIITRGKQQCLDLDVIPILLHMVTKNEEEEDAKERKALIMYSLQALTSLAEVPKGRSLLLPRLPLLTRRSEAAEEDGDIRKAAQTAVRVITWTP